Genomic DNA from Prunus persica cultivar Lovell chromosome G1, Prunus_persica_NCBIv2, whole genome shotgun sequence:
ACATGAATGATTACAGAGACGTTTCAAAGAAGAAGGGAAGAGATTATTTGATGTAACTTGTTAAGGCATGCTAtagatttaatatttttattcagTGGAGATTTCTGCCTAGAGACTATTTGATGTAACTTCACCGGATCGAGTCCAGTTTCATGTTCGTCAACGAGAATATTTCTGAATCTGAGATGTTAAAAGATCTAAAACTCTCTAGGCAGACGCCTAATGTTGAACGgcattcaaatcaaatcaaccaGCATGAACAGTACTGCCCAATTACCCTCCTAAAGATGCTGGCGATCACTAATTTCTAATAAGGTCCaaatcaaactcaaaacttcatCGAATTAAGAACACAATATTTTCTGGAAGAGACAACATAACCATCAATCATTCCCTCACCTGTTGGAATGAGTCGGGTCCAAAACTCGAAGAACACGAATGCAGATGAAAGTATGATTTTATCAAAagtcaaagaaacaaaacagaaaactcaaTTATCCAAACAATGTTTTCTCCTCCATCTGACAAAAATGGTTCCCAATAATTGCCTGCCTTCCCACATCTTCCCTACTCTTTAGCTGTCTTAGTGGTTTTCTTGCTTTCTGTCTTACCAATTTGTGGGGTCTAATCAAATTGGGGAGGGTGGGACATCAAGGGTTGTTCCAGCTTGAATCGTGCCCCACCCAATAAGACGCCAATGCTTCTCAACTCGCCGACTGAGTGCAATTTTCTCTCCTCTGCTGGTGCACACTGGAGAGGTGAGTTGCAGCTTTGCTAAATCATTCCTTACAGCAATAACCTTAGCCCCTGTAGACATGGATCCTATATTCAACATCAGGATCTCACCCTTGGCCAGCTTTGAGACCTTTCCTTGCTTCTCCGATCCCTTTGTCCTGACCCCTAGAAGCCTTCTCAACAGGAAGAAGTTCACCTGCAAAATCATAGAGCACAATCTTCAGCACCAACGACTTCGGCAGCTCATGAAGTTGAAAGTATACCAAATATTTGTTAACATCCATTTCTGATCAACAAGACTTGTCTAGTTTGGGATGCcgaaacataaaagaaaaaagattcaaaataataaatacaatACAGAAACGAAATATTATTCCAAAAGAAGACAACAGTGCCACATCCTGAAAACTAAACCAAAAAGCAGTCAATGAGCTCATGACTGAGGATGCATATAAACACACATTTGCTCAATTTGCTTAGAAACATCATCCACTTAAGTTTCATCAGCTTTCAGAAACTAAGAAATAAAGAGATCATGACTGAGGATGCATATAAACACACATTTGCTCAATTTTCTTAGAAACATCATCCACTGAAGTTTCATCAGCTTTAAGAAACTATGAAAATAAAGAGCCTTGCAGCTGCAGTCATTTACCTCAAGCTCAACAAATACTTCAGGGAGAGATCCAACTTCACCAAGTACTTGACCCACTAGCCTATCAGCACGTGTCAAAGTAGGATCCATGGTCGTTCCAACGCCAATGAGACCTCCTGGAACCGCAAATTGCAACTCATTTTGCTCAGCATACAATGAAACTATTCTAGAATATATTGGTGTGCATTTTATGTTTCCACTCTCGTCCTTAACAACAATCCCAGGACGAACCTCGATGTATTGGTTCACTTTCAAGACACCCTGCAAAGACACAATGTCAATTATGGTATTCGCGAACTATAGCATTTATGGACTATGAATCTTTCGAAAACCCCAAATTATTAGGTCCAAATCAAGAGCAGGTGTGCACATTTCACAACCCAAAACTCCACCAAGAAAGTAGAATGGTATTGGGCAAGCAAAGCAggtttcaaaacaaaaacataaaacaataaCTCAAATACTGGAACGTGATATAGTTTAAGCATTGTTGacacttttgaaaaaactcAACAATAAAAACATACCCTGAGGATGCTTCCACCAGCCACTCCACCTCTTATCTCATCGACCTCAAACCCAGGTTTATTGACATCAAAAGAACGGATAACAATCATATTGGGAGGTGAGATAAAGTTCCTTTCTGGAATGGGGATCTTTTTGACGATGTACTCACAAACAACATCAATATTATACTTCAACTGAGCAGAAATTGGGACCACTGGTGCATTATCAGCTACAGTTCCCTGGTACACAATGTTGAATGATATAATTAGCAGactgaaactaaaaaaacccGAGAAAAAAGGATTCATGGAAACTTACCTGAATAAACTTCCGGATTGCCTCATGTTGATTGATGGCCACATTCTCCTGAATCAGGTCAACTTTATTTTGAAGGATAATAATATGTTGCAGACGCATAATTTCAACAGCAGCCAGATGCTCAGAAGTTTGTGGTTGGGGACAGCTTTCGTTAGCAGCTATGAGAAGTAAGGCTCCATCCATAATGGCGGCACCATTAAGCATAGTAGCCATAAGAATATCGTGACCCTataaaacataacaaaatcaATTCTAGATaaacaaccaaaaaccaaTTCCGTCACTTGTATGCAACCATCACATTGACAGTCAACCTAACCAATTTTTTCAGACCAATAGACACAAAACATGAAATTACCACCAAATATGCTTTGTCTACCCCCTCCCCAAAGGAATTCAGATAATTTGGACAGTAGAATCAGAAGCTTGACAATGGTTAATACAGAACATCCCATGCAGCTAATTAAATGTTGCAAGAACTCATGGGAAAATTTTGATGCACTGCTAACTATAATGTCATACACAGACAACGGgtacgaaaaaaaaaatgataagcTAAGACAATGTATAAATTATCTTGACCAAGATTCAATGTATCAGGCTCAGAACCTCCTGTGACGCAAGTATGACCAGGGATACAAGAACAGTCCTAGTGCAGTTATAAAGATATGTATCTTACCGGGCAATCTACAAAAGATACGTGTCTCAACAGTTTCATCCTGCAGTTCTCAAATCCAGGAACATCACAGAGAGGAGTGTCTTCCTTTCCACTTCCATATGCCctaattagaaaatgaataCATGTTAATAAAATggcaaaacataatcaaagaCAATTACATTAAATGTGTACCCACTTGTAGCTCATAGGTCGAGGGCACCGCTCATCTTCACACATGTATATTTTTGCATTGGCATATCCAAGCTTGATAGTAATGTTGCGCTCCAGCTCATTTTTAAAACGAACAGTCTGCATAACATCAGGATTGTTTGCAATTTAAACAAGACAATACTTAATATCAAGAAAATCCTGGCAAGCTACAGTCATAACGCATATAACTTCATTTTATTGTAATTAGCATGTGAAATGTTGGATTCAATCTGGTTCACTATATTCGGCCCATATCCAATCAGCTCATGCTTTTAGGATATAAAGTAACTTAAGAACAGtgaaatgaaagaattttgaagCACAATGTGCACTCTAAAGGGAAGTAGAACAGAATCAGGCACTCCAGCAAAACATACTATAGCATATCATATCTCCAGAATTTAAAATAACCAGATACACTATGCACTTTGTATTAATAGCAGCCAAAATGTAAAACCTATATGGTCAAGATTACAATTAtccctttcttttgggttACAAAATATCAATCCTAAAGAACACTCCATAATACAAGATGGAAACTACTAATCACCTGAACACCAGATATTGCTTTTACAACTGTTGACTTTCCATGAGCCACATGACCTATAGTACCTGAGAGGTAACTCGGATAACCCAAATAATTGCAAAATTAGGCATGTACAAAATAGCCAACAAAAACCTTTACTCAAAATAATTGATGGTTAAATCAATATAATAATGACCTAAATAATCTTTAACGATTTTGAGCATTGGATTTGAGATTACCAATATTGATAGTCGCCTGGCGAGATATAACTTCAGGCGACAGTGGATGTAACTTTGttacatccagtttactcagGTCTTGCTCCATCAAACCCTTCCTCGACATTTTGACTGCTTTTACTGGATCCTCCGGCTCAAATAAGTAATCAGCTAACAACTGGATGGTATCAAGAGTGACAAACTGCACAAATTAATCAGATTGTTAATAAAAAGAGCGGCACTTAGTTGAAAACAGACACTATACTGCCAAATGGACTAACGCACAATTCTTCTAAAACTGCAAATCAAGAAACACATAATAGTATTTGctacaaaaacccaaaagcaTTTAGTGCAAAACCACATCAAACTTACGGTGAACAAGAATATGAATCAAATCCAACCaatggaaacaaagaaaaatatatgtcaaaaaccaaaaaaatacgATAAACATTTTTGTCAGAAGAAATAAGAATGCCATGCCAAAAGCTAAAATATATGATGGTTGTGGGTCGTGCGTGTGGCATCATAAAGAATTTAGGCTATTTTTGGAAATAGcatttccaaaaaaaattgacaaataaaataacaaagaggaagaggaaaacCCTAAAGTCCACCAAGATCCATTAACGATAGAAAACTGTGAAAACCACAGTACGGACCGAGATGCAAAAACCCTAAAAGCTCTAAAAGAAATCTGTTAAATGCTCCTTTTTTACAACTAAAAAGAACAACTAAATGAGGTCAATATAATCggaaaaaattaatttctaaaaaatttgaacaataACACACTCGAATCAAACAGACCGAAaatctaaacaaaaaaaattcagaaaaaaaaaaaaattaaagtgaaaTATCACTAGCagtaggagagagagagagagagagagagagagagagagagagagagagagatggagaagtAGGGACCTGCGCAAGATGATGAGAGTGAGCGAGGGTTTTGTCGAACGATAGAGAGAACGCAGCCGCACAGGTTTAAGAGAAATTCGCTGGTTGATAGTTCTGTCTGTCTAGGCAAAAGGATGAGAGcgcttttctttaatttcttactcAATCGGGTCACGGGTCCTTTCTTTGGGTGGATCAGGCCCAATATTATATAGGTTATCCAAGCCCGTTGAGAAGTAGACTCCATGTAAAATTTAGTACTTACACTTCTTTTTTACCTTCTTTTACCTTGCAGAAAAacgaaaggaaaaaaaaaaaaaaaaaaagagttccATGCAAGCAAAGCAACTTGATtggcaaggaaaaaaaaaatatcagaaaagtAGGTTGCTTgcgaacaaagaaaaaggagtgtcttgcaagaaaaagaaaatcttagCTCCTTCTCAGGGTCTATAAAAAAGAGCATATGTGATAAGAGAAACTACCAAGAATTGGAGGAGAATTTAAGGAGAGAAAAATTTCAAGGCAAAGGAGAGAACTCGCACattgaaacaaatttcaaatcGCACACTCAAAAACCTAAGTGGTACAAAATCACTAAAAAACCTAAGTGGTACAAAGGCACCACCCAATCAAAGGAACTAGGTCGCTTCGATTCTGCCCAAGCATAATCTATGGTTTACCCTAACCAAATTCACCCCCAAATACTTTTTCACATCGAAATGATCCTCAAACACCACATTCCATATCGAAATCTCCACCACCAAAAGtaccaaatcaaattcaatgAACTATGAGTTGGCCTGATTACCTCAAAAGGATACGTAGGCAACTTGGTTTTCGTTCCAAGTGCAActacaaaaccaaacaaacacatTTTTTCTCATTACGTTCCTTTGTAATTTTAATCAAAGGGTGTTCCATTTTAATTCATTACAAGAGTTGTAGTTAAGAGATTATAGGTCggatttaaaataataaaactctaTTATTTGAATACAGGTAAAATTGTGTGGGAGATTTTTGTTTACATTTTCCCTCAACACAAGGAATGTGCATACATGATGCTAGAagcttaatatttttttcaataacaaaaaatcTATAGTAtatggaaaatttgaagaagtacaaaataaattatcacTATACTATTCTGAGAATAATCTTCCGTTGGCAAATCCCACATGCCAAATTTTATTCCTATAAGGAGTAACCAAGAAACATCACAGATATAAAGCTAACAAtcagaatttcaatttttattctaactttatttttcacatctatttctctttcttcttcttttttcctacTTTTCCTCATCAACAGTACGTGAAAATCAAGCGAAGGTTGTAGAGCCTCCTTCATTGTCTCTTGGGTCACCAAATATACGGTGTCTAAAGTCGGCGACCATAAGAGGAAGGCCCTTGCGGAGGGACACATTAGGCTCCCACCCGAGAAGCTCCTTAGCCTTTGAAATGTCTGGCTTCCTTTTATGTGGGTCGTCTTCTGTGTTGGGCCTGAACTCTATCTTTGCATTTGGATCTATAGTGTCTTGTACAACCTGCAGAAACCAGGGTCCAAATTCACATCACTGCACTTTCACTTAACACCTATCGTAA
This window encodes:
- the LOC18790982 gene encoding eukaryotic translation initiation factor 2 subunit gamma, giving the protein MSRKGLMEQDLSKLDVTKLHPLSPEVISRQATINIGTIGHVAHGKSTVVKAISGVQTVRFKNELERNITIKLGYANAKIYMCEDERCPRPMSYKAYGSGKEDTPLCDVPGFENCRMKLLRHVSFVDCPGHDILMATMLNGAAIMDGALLLIAANESCPQPQTSEHLAAVEIMRLQHIIILQNKVDLIQENVAINQHEAIRKFIQGTVADNAPVVPISAQLKYNIDVVCEYIVKKIPIPERNFISPPNMIVIRSFDVNKPGFEVDEIRGGVAGGSILRGVLKVNQYIEVRPGIVVKDESGNIKCTPIYSRIVSLYAEQNELQFAVPGGLIGVGTTMDPTLTRADRLVGQVLGEVGSLPEVFVELEVNFFLLRRLLGVRTKGSEKQGKVSKLAKGEILMLNIGSMSTGAKVIAVRNDLAKLQLTSPVCTSRGEKIALSRRVEKHWRLIGWGTIQAGTTLDVPPSPI